GTGATGTGGCCTTACAGCAAGTTCGCTGTATTTGAATCAGATATCTCAAAGTCACAAAAAATCTTGTTAAGCAAATTATAAAACCAAACCTAGCAAAATTATAGAAGTGGAGGGATGATATAACAGAGAATCTACCATAGACAAAAATAATATAAGGAattttttcatataaatttttatccaTAAAACTTTGCAATTTGAAAATGAGATGTGTAACACCTCAATTAATCCGACATCGAAaatggacaagattaagattgacttataaggatctgatgagtgtactattatcaacttcagcttaagaatTTTAACTAGTGGTTTGggtcaaacaaagttgatagactAGCTGGCCCATCAAGcccagatcatgacatttgatatataatgaatatactaccatcaacttcagcttaaacattttaGCCAACGACTTGggtcaaatgaagttgataggttagttagcccatcaggctcaggGTGCATGttaatatttatatacatattaattataaaataattaaactatAGGACAACAATTTGTTGGCATTCTTTAGTTTATGTCTGTGTAATGGTCCAAAAGGATAGCTTAGATGAAGAGCAAACTCAACATGAAGAAAATGAATGCAACCAACCTTGTGCCATGGATGAGCTTTTATCTGTGGAAACTTGAACTCAGTATAATTAGGATTCATGCAACGAATTTCCTCACGGGTTGGAGTTCCAAGAAcctaaacaaataaaaaagagaatTCTCATACCATCGTGCATCCTTAAAAAGTCTCAAGAACCAGCATCAACCAACAGACCTAGCAAAATTGTACCTTGATTATCTCAACAAGCTGATCAACAGCACTTTCTCCAGGAAACAATGGCTGAAAAATATGCAAAAACTAGTGATGATAAGTGTTTAATTCTCCAGGATATGGCACTTTCTCCTGTGTTTTCTTGATAGCTCATTGAAGTATAAAGATTGGTGGGTCAAgtaaggagtacctgaccaaggaGCAACTCAGCAAGAACACAACCTGCTGACCATATATCAATAGATGTTGTGTATTCTGTTGCACCAAAAATAAGCTCTGGTGCACGGTAATAGCGAGAGCAAATGTAGGAAATGTTTGGTTCACCCTTGACCTGACGGGACAAATAGATTAGTAGAAAGGAAGAGccatattaaaagaaacaaaaaagaggCTAAAAGATTCCAGTGTCGTTTAACGAAAGAATGTTAGATTAGATATTGTACAAAAGCAGGACATCCTACAAAAAATCTATAATATTTATGCACTAGTGCATTTTGCAAGTGTTTTTATTCAATTTATTGATATATGTCCTTTTCTGACTTTGGTGGATCAATCGTAGTGCCACTCAGTATCCATCATGCTCATTTGCCACTTATATGGAGCACATTATTtgttacaaaaaataaattaattctaACACATCTTCAATTGTTGGCCTCTTGGATGCCTTGTGGCATGGAAACACCTCTCAACAATTTGCCAATTTACGAAAAGAATACCGTCATGCTTTATGTGTCATAACTGTCAAACTTAAGAATTGTGATCTAGCATAAGGCTACaaaaatttactttgaaattcttTGAGATTTTATGACATTGAGTGTTGCGTTATGTTATTTACCAACCATGGTAGTAAATAACATAATGCCTCATTATCTGTTTAAAAAGTCTAACATGACCACTAGTTCATTTCTTTTATTCTCCATAACTTAGAAATGAAATGGAAGGAAGAACAAGTGAAGTTTTTCAACAAGTGCTGGAATTTTTTATACAAAAATTAGCTGACATGGAAAAATCATAACAGATATATATCAATAGTCCTTAACAGAAAATATTGCAGGCATTTTTTGTCATAGTAATCTTTATCTTATGATGCAACAACACCTCACAGCTATTATTCAGCAAATGCATGTTCCTGGAAAAAGTTCATGAAAGTGATTGATCCATGGAGCATCGAGAATGGTCAGAATATATGGCAAACATATATGAGTACTTTCCAAGTTTAGCATACCAAAACTTTTGCACTTCCAAAATCACATAGCTTGACTTGGTGAGTGAGAGGATCTACCTGCAGGAAGTTCAATTATTTATAAGAGAAAGAGATTATAAAAGGATGAGAATTTATTAAATCGTGCTTgacaaaaaattaatattttgaggCCACGAAAACCTACCAAAACATTTTGTGGCTTTACATCTCTATGGCAAACGCCGGGAACTGTATGGATATAAGCCAACCCTCTAAATATCTGAGCACAATTCCAAATAAGTACACTAAACCATGTTTCTGCATAACAACACCCACAGCAGAAAGGGCAAAAAATTACCTGATACGTGTAAAGCTTCACATAGATAAGTGGCATCCTTTGACTCACACTGCTGTAATGCCTTAGAACACGATATAAGGTTTCAGGCACATATTCCATAACTAGGTTGAGAAAAAGTTCATCTCTGCTTGTGGTGGAGAAGAAACAATGCTTTAGAGAGATAACATTTGGATGATCTATTGAGCGCATCAACTGCAGCTCACGGTTTTTGTATCTCCGGTCCTGCAAAACCTTCTTTATAGCGACAGTCTCACCTGTTTCCAAGCATTTTGCCTGCCAAAAGACAACAAAATTTGTAGCCGAAAAACGTAAATGGTGTCATGCTTCAATTGAAGTCCCAGAAAAAAGTGAACTAATACCTGGAAGACAATTCCAAATGAGCCATTTCCCACAACACGCTCTGCCATGTAACTAATGGTCTGCATGACAAGTAAAATAACTCAGAATATGGGGATTGAATACC
The DNA window shown above is from Musa acuminata AAA Group cultivar baxijiao chromosome BXJ2-4, Cavendish_Baxijiao_AAA, whole genome shotgun sequence and carries:
- the LOC135609452 gene encoding shaggy-related protein kinase eta-like, which translates into the protein MASLPLGPHNPPPPEQGAFVPAVPSSHQEMAQDKASVVEGNDEVTGHIISTTIGGKNGEPKQTISYMAERVVGNGSFGIVFQAKCLETGETVAIKKVLQDRRYKNRELQLMRSIDHPNVISLKHCFFSTTSRDELFLNLVMEYVPETLYRVLRHYSSVSQRMPLIYVKLYTYQIFRGLAYIHTVPGVCHRDVKPQNVLVDPLTHQVKLCDFGSAKVLVKGEPNISYICSRYYRAPELIFGATEYTTSIDIWSAGCVLAELLLGQPLFPGESAVDQLVEIIKVLGTPTREEIRCMNPNYTEFKFPQIKAHPWHKIFHKRMPLEAIDLTSRLLQYSPSFRCTALEACAHPFFDELREPNARLPNGRPLPPLFNFKQELAGASPELIDKLIPEHVRRQSGLSFLQMPGT